A genomic stretch from Telopea speciosissima isolate NSW1024214 ecotype Mountain lineage chromosome 7, Tspe_v1, whole genome shotgun sequence includes:
- the LOC122669552 gene encoding cytokinin dehydrogenase 3-like, with amino-acid sequence MVIFSVRRLMSMMEKKLRSSSSSPSLPEKLQSLEIAARLRIDSDSINMASTDFGKLNRVIPAAVLYPLSEVDIVNLIRSSYASSSPFSIAARGHGHSVCGQAMAQDGVVVDMRSLNGLSGRINLNLCGLASYVDVGGEQLWIDVLNATLEHGVAPKSWTDYLYLTVGGTLSNAGISGQSFRHGPQITNVYEMDVVTGRGEVVTCSRDLNSELFYGVLGGFGQFGIITRARIALEPAPSRVKWVRMLYLDFSAFTKDQENLITFNGGDQAGKKKNKGLDYVEGSLVMSQSPANNWRSSFFSHTDHSKITSLATKHGILYCLEVAKYYDHLSVDTVDRELEMLLRGLSFIPGFIFAKDVSYIDFLDRVRRGELELRSKGLSDIPHPWLNLFVPKSQILDFDAGVFKGILQQSPNASGPILVYPMIKSKWDDKMSAVTPDEDIFYSVGLLRSSSLSGSEVHGLELVNQNRKIMEFCEEVGIKVKQYLPNYRTREEWMNHFGPKWDLFKERKNKFDPLAILSPGQRIFNF; translated from the exons ATGGTGATATTCTCTGTAAGACGTTTGATGTCGATGATGGAGAAGAAGCTAAGGAGTAgttcatcttctccttcattaCCAGAGAAGCTTCAATCTCTTGAAATCGCCGCGAGGCTTCGTATCGATTCTGATTCTATTAACATGGCTTCTACTGATTTCGGCAAACTCAATCGAGTGATTCCTGCTGCTGTTCTGTATCCATTGTCTGAGGTTGACATTGTAAACCTCATAAGATCTTCATAtgcttcttcttcaccttttagTATTGCAGCGAGGGGTCATGGTCATTCAGTTTGTGGACAAGCCATGGCTCAAGATGGTGTTGTGGTAGATATGAGATCTTTG AATGGATTAAGTGGAAGGATTAATCTTAATCTTTGTGGGTTAGCTTCTTATGTTGATGTGGGTGGAGAGCAGCTGTGGATCGATGTTTTGAATGCAACCCTTGAGCATGGTGTTGCACCCAAATCATGGACGGATTATTTGTATCTCACCGTCGGCGGAACCCTCTCTAACGCCGGCATCAGCGGCCAATCCTTCCGTCATGGCCCTCAGATCACCAACGTTTATGAGATGGACGTTGTTACTG GGCGAGGTGAGGTGGTGACCTGCTCTAGAGACCTGAACTCGGAGTTGTTTTATGGGGTACTGGGAGGATTTGGTCAGTTTGGGATCATCACAAGAGCAAGAATTGCCCTAGAACCGGCCCCCAGCAGG GTGAAGTGGGTACGTATGCTCTACCTTGATTTCTCTGCTTTCACAAAAGACCAAGAGAATCTGATAACATTCAACGGAGGAGATCAAgcagggaagaaaaaaaataagggtctGGATTACGTCGAAGGCTCTCTAGTTATGTCTCAGAGTCCTGCAAATAATTGGAGATCTTCGTTCTTCTCCCACACTGACCATTCCAAGATTACTTCCTTAGCAACCAAACATGGTATCCTTTACTGCTTAGAAGTGGCCAAGTATTACGACCATCTCTCTGTCGATACTGTTGATAGG GAATTAGAAATGTTGCTTAGAGGGTTGAGCTTCATCCCTGGTTTTATCTTCGCCAAAGATGTGTCTTATATAGATTTCCTCGATAGGGTTCGAAGAGGAGAATTAGAGCTTCGTTCTAAAGGACTTTCGGACATTCCTCATCCATGGCTTAATCTCTTCGTCCCTAAATCTCAAATCTTGGATTTCGATGCTGGTGTTTTTAAGGGTATCCTTCAACAAAGCCCGAACGCTAGCGGACCTATCCTTGTCTACCCCATGATTAAAAGCAA GTGGGATGATAAGATGTCAGCAGTTACACCAGATGAAGATATCTTCTATTCTGTTGGACTATTGAGATCAAGTAGTCTAAGTGGGAGTGAAGTTCATGGTTTAGAGTTGGTGAACCAGAACAGAAAGATAATGGAGTTTTGTGAAGAGGTTGGTATTAAGGTGAAGCAATATCTTCCCAATTACAGAACCAGAGAAGAGTGGATGAATCACTTTGGACCGAAATGGGATTTGTtcaaagaaaggaagaataAGTTTGATCCATTAGCCATACTATCCCCAGGTCAAAGGATTTTTAATTTCTAA